From the genome of Kryptolebias marmoratus isolate JLee-2015 linkage group LG19, ASM164957v2, whole genome shotgun sequence, one region includes:
- the LOC108247682 gene encoding clathrin coat assembly protein AP180-like isoform X19 yields the protein MSGQTLTDRIAAAQYQLTGSDMARAVCKATTHEVMAPKKKHLEYLVSATNTTNVNIPQMADTLFERSTNASWVVVFKALVTTHHICVHGNERFIQYLASRTSLFNLSNFIDKTGSHGYDMSTFIRRYARYLNEKAFAYRQMAFDFTRVKKGAEGVMRTMTTEKLLKGMPVLQTQIDTLLEFDVHPKELNNGIINAAFMLLFKDLVKLFASYNDGIINLLEKFFKMKKSDCKEALEIYKRFLTRVTKIGEFMKLAETVGVDKNDIPDINYAPSSILESLETHMNGLEDVKGGKKGEGSPTKGSPTNNVSPTSTPAKSSNAVPTLQPPPGDGAPAAGAAAPEPAEDSLLDLDPLASSGPSAPSAAPTSWGDLLGSEMGDSLLSEPPLTAEPAPSSAAATPTPAAAEPGGSLAPPTSTTAATSPGAANTDLLGDAFATPAPATEATAAAAEGGAAATSTPATNAGAESTGGDASAAAAPAAPGSELMSGWGTSCRGTHDAHGQARLPCHWSDPRSTDVSWNGPEPQKAPATQERSG from the exons ATCTGGTGTCAGCCACCAACACCACCAACGTAAACATCCCTCAGATGGCTGACACGCTGTTTGAGCGATCCACCAACGCCAGCTGGGTGGTTGTCTTCAAGGCACTTGTCACCACTCATCACATATGTGTCCACGGCAATGAG AGGTTCATTCAGTACCTGGCGTCCAGGACCTCCCTGTTCAACCTCAGCAATTTCATTGACAAAACCGGCTCTCATG GATATGACATGTCTACATTCATCAGGCGGTACGCACGGTACTTGAATGAGAAAGCCTTTGCCTATCGCCAGATGGCTTTTGACTTCACCAGAGTCAAGAAAGG CGCTGAGGGAGTGATGAGAACCATGACCACTGAGAAGCTGCTGAAAGGCATGCCTGTTCTGCAGACCCAGATTGATACTCTCCTGGAGTTTGAT GTTCATCCCAAGGAGCTGAACAATGGGATCATCAATGCTGCCTTCATGCTTCTCTTCAAGGATCTGGTCAAACTGTTTGCCTCCTACAACGATGGAATCATCAACCTGTTAG AAAAATTCttcaagatgaaaaaaagtgaCTGTAAGGAGGCCTTGGAGATTTATAAGAGGTTTCTGACCCGGGTGACAAAAATCGGGGAGTTCATGAAGCTGGCTGAG ACAGTTGGAGTCGACAAAAATGACATTCCTGACATCAACTAC GCTCCCAGCAGTATCCTGGAGTCTCTGGAAACACACATGAACGGTCTGGAAGACGTAAAAGGTGGAAAGAAGGG TGAAGG GTCTCCAACAAAG GGGTCTCCAACAAACAACGTGTCTCCGACATCAACTCCTGCCAAATCTTCCAACGCTGTCCCCACACTTCAGCCTCCTCCTGGGGACGGTGCTCCTGCCGCTGGTGCTGCTGCTCCTGAACCAGCTGAAGA TTCTCTGTTGGACCTGGATCCTCTCGCCTCCTCTGGTCCCTCAGCACCGTCAGCCGCCCCGACATCTTGGGGAG ATCTCCTTGGATCAG AAATGGGCGACTCCTTGCTATCTGAACCCCCACTCACCGCAGAGCCCGCCccctcctctgcagcagcaacGCCCACTCCTGCAGCGGCAGAACCCGGAGGCTCTCTAGCTCCTCCCACTAGCACAACAGCCGCCACTTCCCCTGGTGCCGCCAATACGGATCTGTTGGGAG ATGCCTTTGCAACACCTGCTCCTGCCACTGAGGCCACTGCTGCGGCAGCAGAGGGCGGGGCTGCCGCTACGTCCACCCCAGCCACAAACGCTGGAGCTG AGTCCACAGGAGGAGACgcctcagcagctgctgctcctgctgctccggGTTCTGAGCTGATGTCAG GCTGGGGCACCAGCTGCCGGGGCACCCATGATGCCCATGGCCAGGCCAGGCTTCCCTGCCACTGGAGCGACCCCAGGAGCACCG ATGTCTCCTGGAATGGCCCAGAGCCCCAGAAAGCCCCCGCCACCCAGGAACGCTCTGGATGA
- the LOC108247682 gene encoding clathrin coat assembly protein AP180-like isoform X3 translates to MSGQTLTDRIAAAQYQLTGSDMARAVCKATTHEVMAPKKKHLEYLVSATNTTNVNIPQMADTLFERSTNASWVVVFKALVTTHHICVHGNERFIQYLASRTSLFNLSNFIDKTGSHGYDMSTFIRRYARYLNEKAFAYRQMAFDFTRVKKGAEGVMRTMTTEKLLKGMPVLQTQIDTLLEFDVHPKELNNGIINAAFMLLFKDLVKLFASYNDGIINLLEKFFKMKKSDCKEALEIYKRFLTRVTKIGEFMKLAETVGVDKNDIPDINYAPSSILESLETHMNGLEDVKGGKKGEGSPTKGSPTNNVSPTSTPAKSSNAVPTLQPPPGDGAPAAGAAAPEPAEDSLLDLDPLASSGPSAPSAAPTSWGDLLGSEMGDSLLSEPPLTAEPAPSSAAATPTPAAAEPGGSLAPPTSTTAATSPGAANTDLLGDAFATPAPATEATAAAAEGGAAATSTPATNAGADPFAPSDGSANAASSGLDLFGTMTVESNNSLDACFSSGLTQPPSSPSPSPLFTSTSSTITTTATVSGSNTTSPVTDLFSDIFDSGLSQTDTSPSADLFSAADVFSSPAPILSSAPSPKIDTGAILSLFGESTGGDASAAAAPAAPGSELMSGDVMKPTVTPQAGDVDTSMANMASNLTMGTAAAPQVAPPSWGAPMTTPMGAAPFLGMYPNFTMAGAPAAGAPMMPMARPGFPATGATPGAPMSPGMAQSPRKPPPPRNALDDLNIKDFM, encoded by the exons ATCTGGTGTCAGCCACCAACACCACCAACGTAAACATCCCTCAGATGGCTGACACGCTGTTTGAGCGATCCACCAACGCCAGCTGGGTGGTTGTCTTCAAGGCACTTGTCACCACTCATCACATATGTGTCCACGGCAATGAG AGGTTCATTCAGTACCTGGCGTCCAGGACCTCCCTGTTCAACCTCAGCAATTTCATTGACAAAACCGGCTCTCATG GATATGACATGTCTACATTCATCAGGCGGTACGCACGGTACTTGAATGAGAAAGCCTTTGCCTATCGCCAGATGGCTTTTGACTTCACCAGAGTCAAGAAAGG CGCTGAGGGAGTGATGAGAACCATGACCACTGAGAAGCTGCTGAAAGGCATGCCTGTTCTGCAGACCCAGATTGATACTCTCCTGGAGTTTGAT GTTCATCCCAAGGAGCTGAACAATGGGATCATCAATGCTGCCTTCATGCTTCTCTTCAAGGATCTGGTCAAACTGTTTGCCTCCTACAACGATGGAATCATCAACCTGTTAG AAAAATTCttcaagatgaaaaaaagtgaCTGTAAGGAGGCCTTGGAGATTTATAAGAGGTTTCTGACCCGGGTGACAAAAATCGGGGAGTTCATGAAGCTGGCTGAG ACAGTTGGAGTCGACAAAAATGACATTCCTGACATCAACTAC GCTCCCAGCAGTATCCTGGAGTCTCTGGAAACACACATGAACGGTCTGGAAGACGTAAAAGGTGGAAAGAAGGG TGAAGG GTCTCCAACAAAG GGGTCTCCAACAAACAACGTGTCTCCGACATCAACTCCTGCCAAATCTTCCAACGCTGTCCCCACACTTCAGCCTCCTCCTGGGGACGGTGCTCCTGCCGCTGGTGCTGCTGCTCCTGAACCAGCTGAAGA TTCTCTGTTGGACCTGGATCCTCTCGCCTCCTCTGGTCCCTCAGCACCGTCAGCCGCCCCGACATCTTGGGGAG ATCTCCTTGGATCAG AAATGGGCGACTCCTTGCTATCTGAACCCCCACTCACCGCAGAGCCCGCCccctcctctgcagcagcaacGCCCACTCCTGCAGCGGCAGAACCCGGAGGCTCTCTAGCTCCTCCCACTAGCACAACAGCCGCCACTTCCCCTGGTGCCGCCAATACGGATCTGTTGGGAG ATGCCTTTGCAACACCTGCTCCTGCCACTGAGGCCACTGCTGCGGCAGCAGAGGGCGGGGCTGCCGCTACGTCCACCCCAGCCACAAACGCTGGAGCTG ACCCTTTTGCTCCTTCGGATGGTAGTGCCAACGCAGCCTCTTCAGGTCTCGATCTTTTTGGCACGATGACAGTGGAGAGCAATAATTCACTGGACGCCTGTTTTAGTTCTGGACTGACCcaacccccctcctccccttctCCCTCACCGCTCTTTACCTCCACATcctccaccatcaccaccactgCAACCGTGTCAGGCTCAAACACCACCAGCCCTGTGACCGATCTCTTCAGCG ATATTTTTGACTCAGGCTTGTCTCAAACGGACACATCTCCCAGCGCTGACTTGTTTTCAGCAG CGGATGTGTTCAGTTCTCCTGCACCCATTCTCTCCTCAGCACCCTCACCCAAAATTGACACAGGAGCCATCTTGAGCTTGTTTGGTG AGTCCACAGGAGGAGACgcctcagcagctgctgctcctgctgctccggGTTCTGAGCTGATGTCAG GGGACGTAATGAAGCCCACTGTGACCCCTCAAGCGGGCGATGTTGATACCTCCATGGCTAACATGGCAAGTA ACCTCACAATGGGAACTGCAGCGGCCCCTCAGGTAGCTCCCCCCAGTTGGGGTGCTCCCATG ACCACACCCATGGGTGCTGCTCCTTTTTTAGGGATGTACCCCAACTTCACCATG GCTGGGGCACCAGCTGCCGGGGCACCCATGATGCCCATGGCCAGGCCAGGCTTCCCTGCCACTGGAGCGACCCCAGGAGCACCG ATGTCTCCTGGAATGGCCCAGAGCCCCAGAAAGCCCCCGCCACCCAGGAACGCTCTGGATGACCTCAATATTAAGGACTTTATGTAG
- the LOC108247682 gene encoding clathrin coat assembly protein AP180-like isoform X4: protein MSGQTLTDRIAAAQYQLTGSDMARAVCKATTHEVMAPKKKHLEYLVSATNTTNVNIPQMADTLFERSTNASWVVVFKALVTTHHICVHGNERFIQYLASRTSLFNLSNFIDKTGSHGYDMSTFIRRYARYLNEKAFAYRQMAFDFTRVKKGAEGVMRTMTTEKLLKGMPVLQTQIDTLLEFDVHPKELNNGIINAAFMLLFKDLVKLFASYNDGIINLLEKFFKMKKSDCKEALEIYKRFLTRVTKIGEFMKLAETVGVDKNDIPDINYAPSSILESLETHMNGLEDVKGGKKGEGSPTKGSPTNNVSPTSTPAKSSNAVPTLQPPPGDGAPAAGAAAPEPAEDSLLDLDPLASSGPSAPSAAPTSWGDLLGSEMGDSLLSEPPLTAEPAPSSAAATPTPAAAEPGGSLAPPTSTTAATSPGAANTDLLGDAFATPAPATEATAAAAEGGAAATSTPATNAGADPFAPSDGSANAASSGLDLFGTMTVESNNSLDACFSSGLTQPPSSPSPSPLFTSTSSTITTTATVSGSNTTSPVTDLFSDIFDSGLSQTDTSPSADLFSAADVFSSPAPILSSAPSPKIDTGAILSLFGESTGGDASAAAAPAAPGSELMSVFDGLGDVMKPTVTPQAGDVDTSMANMASNLTMGTAAAPQVAPPSWGAPMAGAPAAGAPMMPMARPGFPATGATPGAPMSPGMAQSPRKPPPPRNALDDLNIKDFM from the exons ATCTGGTGTCAGCCACCAACACCACCAACGTAAACATCCCTCAGATGGCTGACACGCTGTTTGAGCGATCCACCAACGCCAGCTGGGTGGTTGTCTTCAAGGCACTTGTCACCACTCATCACATATGTGTCCACGGCAATGAG AGGTTCATTCAGTACCTGGCGTCCAGGACCTCCCTGTTCAACCTCAGCAATTTCATTGACAAAACCGGCTCTCATG GATATGACATGTCTACATTCATCAGGCGGTACGCACGGTACTTGAATGAGAAAGCCTTTGCCTATCGCCAGATGGCTTTTGACTTCACCAGAGTCAAGAAAGG CGCTGAGGGAGTGATGAGAACCATGACCACTGAGAAGCTGCTGAAAGGCATGCCTGTTCTGCAGACCCAGATTGATACTCTCCTGGAGTTTGAT GTTCATCCCAAGGAGCTGAACAATGGGATCATCAATGCTGCCTTCATGCTTCTCTTCAAGGATCTGGTCAAACTGTTTGCCTCCTACAACGATGGAATCATCAACCTGTTAG AAAAATTCttcaagatgaaaaaaagtgaCTGTAAGGAGGCCTTGGAGATTTATAAGAGGTTTCTGACCCGGGTGACAAAAATCGGGGAGTTCATGAAGCTGGCTGAG ACAGTTGGAGTCGACAAAAATGACATTCCTGACATCAACTAC GCTCCCAGCAGTATCCTGGAGTCTCTGGAAACACACATGAACGGTCTGGAAGACGTAAAAGGTGGAAAGAAGGG TGAAGG GTCTCCAACAAAG GGGTCTCCAACAAACAACGTGTCTCCGACATCAACTCCTGCCAAATCTTCCAACGCTGTCCCCACACTTCAGCCTCCTCCTGGGGACGGTGCTCCTGCCGCTGGTGCTGCTGCTCCTGAACCAGCTGAAGA TTCTCTGTTGGACCTGGATCCTCTCGCCTCCTCTGGTCCCTCAGCACCGTCAGCCGCCCCGACATCTTGGGGAG ATCTCCTTGGATCAG AAATGGGCGACTCCTTGCTATCTGAACCCCCACTCACCGCAGAGCCCGCCccctcctctgcagcagcaacGCCCACTCCTGCAGCGGCAGAACCCGGAGGCTCTCTAGCTCCTCCCACTAGCACAACAGCCGCCACTTCCCCTGGTGCCGCCAATACGGATCTGTTGGGAG ATGCCTTTGCAACACCTGCTCCTGCCACTGAGGCCACTGCTGCGGCAGCAGAGGGCGGGGCTGCCGCTACGTCCACCCCAGCCACAAACGCTGGAGCTG ACCCTTTTGCTCCTTCGGATGGTAGTGCCAACGCAGCCTCTTCAGGTCTCGATCTTTTTGGCACGATGACAGTGGAGAGCAATAATTCACTGGACGCCTGTTTTAGTTCTGGACTGACCcaacccccctcctccccttctCCCTCACCGCTCTTTACCTCCACATcctccaccatcaccaccactgCAACCGTGTCAGGCTCAAACACCACCAGCCCTGTGACCGATCTCTTCAGCG ATATTTTTGACTCAGGCTTGTCTCAAACGGACACATCTCCCAGCGCTGACTTGTTTTCAGCAG CGGATGTGTTCAGTTCTCCTGCACCCATTCTCTCCTCAGCACCCTCACCCAAAATTGACACAGGAGCCATCTTGAGCTTGTTTGGTG AGTCCACAGGAGGAGACgcctcagcagctgctgctcctgctgctccggGTTCTGAGCTGATGTCAG TATTTGATGGGCTAGGGGACGTAATGAAGCCCACTGTGACCCCTCAAGCGGGCGATGTTGATACCTCCATGGCTAACATGGCAAGTA ACCTCACAATGGGAACTGCAGCGGCCCCTCAGGTAGCTCCCCCCAGTTGGGGTGCTCCCATG GCTGGGGCACCAGCTGCCGGGGCACCCATGATGCCCATGGCCAGGCCAGGCTTCCCTGCCACTGGAGCGACCCCAGGAGCACCG ATGTCTCCTGGAATGGCCCAGAGCCCCAGAAAGCCCCCGCCACCCAGGAACGCTCTGGATGACCTCAATATTAAGGACTTTATGTAG
- the LOC108247682 gene encoding clathrin coat assembly protein AP180-like isoform X7, which produces MSGQTLTDRIAAAQYQLTGSDMARAVCKATTHEVMAPKKKHLEYLVSATNTTNVNIPQMADTLFERSTNASWVVVFKALVTTHHICVHGNERFIQYLASRTSLFNLSNFIDKTGSHGYDMSTFIRRYARYLNEKAFAYRQMAFDFTRVKKGAEGVMRTMTTEKLLKGMPVLQTQIDTLLEFDVHPKELNNGIINAAFMLLFKDLVKLFASYNDGIINLLEKFFKMKKSDCKEALEIYKRFLTRVTKIGEFMKLAETVGVDKNDIPDINYAPSSILESLETHMNGLEDVKGGKKGEGSPTKGSPTNNVSPTSTPAKSSNAVPTLQPPPGDGAPAAGAAAPEPAEDSLLDLDPLASSGPSAPSAAPTSWGDLLGSEMGDSLLSEPPLTAEPAPSSAAATPTPAAAEPGGSLAPPTSTTAATSPGAANTDLLGDAFATPAPATEATAAAAEGGAAATSTPATNAGADPFAPSDGSANAASSGLDLFGTMTVESNNSLDACFSSGLTQPPSSPSPSPLFTSTSSTITTTATVSGSNTTSPVTDLFSDIFDSGLSQTDTSPSADLFSAADVFSSPAPILSSAPSPKIDTGAILSLFGESTGGDASAAAAPAAPGSELMSGDVMKPTVTPQAGDVDTSMANMASNLTMGTAAAPQAGAPAAGAPMMPMARPGFPATGATPGAPMSPGMAQSPRKPPPPRNALDDLNIKDFM; this is translated from the exons ATCTGGTGTCAGCCACCAACACCACCAACGTAAACATCCCTCAGATGGCTGACACGCTGTTTGAGCGATCCACCAACGCCAGCTGGGTGGTTGTCTTCAAGGCACTTGTCACCACTCATCACATATGTGTCCACGGCAATGAG AGGTTCATTCAGTACCTGGCGTCCAGGACCTCCCTGTTCAACCTCAGCAATTTCATTGACAAAACCGGCTCTCATG GATATGACATGTCTACATTCATCAGGCGGTACGCACGGTACTTGAATGAGAAAGCCTTTGCCTATCGCCAGATGGCTTTTGACTTCACCAGAGTCAAGAAAGG CGCTGAGGGAGTGATGAGAACCATGACCACTGAGAAGCTGCTGAAAGGCATGCCTGTTCTGCAGACCCAGATTGATACTCTCCTGGAGTTTGAT GTTCATCCCAAGGAGCTGAACAATGGGATCATCAATGCTGCCTTCATGCTTCTCTTCAAGGATCTGGTCAAACTGTTTGCCTCCTACAACGATGGAATCATCAACCTGTTAG AAAAATTCttcaagatgaaaaaaagtgaCTGTAAGGAGGCCTTGGAGATTTATAAGAGGTTTCTGACCCGGGTGACAAAAATCGGGGAGTTCATGAAGCTGGCTGAG ACAGTTGGAGTCGACAAAAATGACATTCCTGACATCAACTAC GCTCCCAGCAGTATCCTGGAGTCTCTGGAAACACACATGAACGGTCTGGAAGACGTAAAAGGTGGAAAGAAGGG TGAAGG GTCTCCAACAAAG GGGTCTCCAACAAACAACGTGTCTCCGACATCAACTCCTGCCAAATCTTCCAACGCTGTCCCCACACTTCAGCCTCCTCCTGGGGACGGTGCTCCTGCCGCTGGTGCTGCTGCTCCTGAACCAGCTGAAGA TTCTCTGTTGGACCTGGATCCTCTCGCCTCCTCTGGTCCCTCAGCACCGTCAGCCGCCCCGACATCTTGGGGAG ATCTCCTTGGATCAG AAATGGGCGACTCCTTGCTATCTGAACCCCCACTCACCGCAGAGCCCGCCccctcctctgcagcagcaacGCCCACTCCTGCAGCGGCAGAACCCGGAGGCTCTCTAGCTCCTCCCACTAGCACAACAGCCGCCACTTCCCCTGGTGCCGCCAATACGGATCTGTTGGGAG ATGCCTTTGCAACACCTGCTCCTGCCACTGAGGCCACTGCTGCGGCAGCAGAGGGCGGGGCTGCCGCTACGTCCACCCCAGCCACAAACGCTGGAGCTG ACCCTTTTGCTCCTTCGGATGGTAGTGCCAACGCAGCCTCTTCAGGTCTCGATCTTTTTGGCACGATGACAGTGGAGAGCAATAATTCACTGGACGCCTGTTTTAGTTCTGGACTGACCcaacccccctcctccccttctCCCTCACCGCTCTTTACCTCCACATcctccaccatcaccaccactgCAACCGTGTCAGGCTCAAACACCACCAGCCCTGTGACCGATCTCTTCAGCG ATATTTTTGACTCAGGCTTGTCTCAAACGGACACATCTCCCAGCGCTGACTTGTTTTCAGCAG CGGATGTGTTCAGTTCTCCTGCACCCATTCTCTCCTCAGCACCCTCACCCAAAATTGACACAGGAGCCATCTTGAGCTTGTTTGGTG AGTCCACAGGAGGAGACgcctcagcagctgctgctcctgctgctccggGTTCTGAGCTGATGTCAG GGGACGTAATGAAGCCCACTGTGACCCCTCAAGCGGGCGATGTTGATACCTCCATGGCTAACATGGCAAGTA ACCTCACAATGGGAACTGCAGCGGCCCCTCAG GCTGGGGCACCAGCTGCCGGGGCACCCATGATGCCCATGGCCAGGCCAGGCTTCCCTGCCACTGGAGCGACCCCAGGAGCACCG ATGTCTCCTGGAATGGCCCAGAGCCCCAGAAAGCCCCCGCCACCCAGGAACGCTCTGGATGACCTCAATATTAAGGACTTTATGTAG
- the LOC108247682 gene encoding clathrin coat assembly protein AP180-like isoform X6, producing MSGQTLTDRIAAAQYQLTGSDMARAVCKATTHEVMAPKKKHLEYLVSATNTTNVNIPQMADTLFERSTNASWVVVFKALVTTHHICVHGNERFIQYLASRTSLFNLSNFIDKTGSHGYDMSTFIRRYARYLNEKAFAYRQMAFDFTRVKKGAEGVMRTMTTEKLLKGMPVLQTQIDTLLEFDVHPKELNNGIINAAFMLLFKDLVKLFASYNDGIINLLEKFFKMKKSDCKEALEIYKRFLTRVTKIGEFMKLAETVGVDKNDIPDINYAPSSILESLETHMNGLEDVKGGKKGEGSPTKGSPTNNVSPTSTPAKSSNAVPTLQPPPGDGAPAAGAAAPEPAEDSLLDLDPLASSGPSAPSAAPTSWGDLLGSEMGDSLLSEPPLTAEPAPSSAAATPTPAAAEPGGSLAPPTSTTAATSPGAANTDLLGDAFATPAPATEATAAAAEGGAAATSTPATNAGADPFAPSDGSANAASSGLDLFGTMTVESNNSLDACFSSGLTQPPSSPSPSPLFTSTSSTITTTATVSGSNTTSPVTDLFSDIFDSGLSQTDTSPSADLFSAADVFSSPAPILSSAPSPKIDTGAILSLFGESTGGDASAAAAPAAPGSELMSVFDGLGDVMKPTVTPQAGDVDTSMANMASNLTMGTAAAPQAGAPAAGAPMMPMARPGFPATGATPGAPMSPGMAQSPRKPPPPRNALDDLNIKDFM from the exons ATCTGGTGTCAGCCACCAACACCACCAACGTAAACATCCCTCAGATGGCTGACACGCTGTTTGAGCGATCCACCAACGCCAGCTGGGTGGTTGTCTTCAAGGCACTTGTCACCACTCATCACATATGTGTCCACGGCAATGAG AGGTTCATTCAGTACCTGGCGTCCAGGACCTCCCTGTTCAACCTCAGCAATTTCATTGACAAAACCGGCTCTCATG GATATGACATGTCTACATTCATCAGGCGGTACGCACGGTACTTGAATGAGAAAGCCTTTGCCTATCGCCAGATGGCTTTTGACTTCACCAGAGTCAAGAAAGG CGCTGAGGGAGTGATGAGAACCATGACCACTGAGAAGCTGCTGAAAGGCATGCCTGTTCTGCAGACCCAGATTGATACTCTCCTGGAGTTTGAT GTTCATCCCAAGGAGCTGAACAATGGGATCATCAATGCTGCCTTCATGCTTCTCTTCAAGGATCTGGTCAAACTGTTTGCCTCCTACAACGATGGAATCATCAACCTGTTAG AAAAATTCttcaagatgaaaaaaagtgaCTGTAAGGAGGCCTTGGAGATTTATAAGAGGTTTCTGACCCGGGTGACAAAAATCGGGGAGTTCATGAAGCTGGCTGAG ACAGTTGGAGTCGACAAAAATGACATTCCTGACATCAACTAC GCTCCCAGCAGTATCCTGGAGTCTCTGGAAACACACATGAACGGTCTGGAAGACGTAAAAGGTGGAAAGAAGGG TGAAGG GTCTCCAACAAAG GGGTCTCCAACAAACAACGTGTCTCCGACATCAACTCCTGCCAAATCTTCCAACGCTGTCCCCACACTTCAGCCTCCTCCTGGGGACGGTGCTCCTGCCGCTGGTGCTGCTGCTCCTGAACCAGCTGAAGA TTCTCTGTTGGACCTGGATCCTCTCGCCTCCTCTGGTCCCTCAGCACCGTCAGCCGCCCCGACATCTTGGGGAG ATCTCCTTGGATCAG AAATGGGCGACTCCTTGCTATCTGAACCCCCACTCACCGCAGAGCCCGCCccctcctctgcagcagcaacGCCCACTCCTGCAGCGGCAGAACCCGGAGGCTCTCTAGCTCCTCCCACTAGCACAACAGCCGCCACTTCCCCTGGTGCCGCCAATACGGATCTGTTGGGAG ATGCCTTTGCAACACCTGCTCCTGCCACTGAGGCCACTGCTGCGGCAGCAGAGGGCGGGGCTGCCGCTACGTCCACCCCAGCCACAAACGCTGGAGCTG ACCCTTTTGCTCCTTCGGATGGTAGTGCCAACGCAGCCTCTTCAGGTCTCGATCTTTTTGGCACGATGACAGTGGAGAGCAATAATTCACTGGACGCCTGTTTTAGTTCTGGACTGACCcaacccccctcctccccttctCCCTCACCGCTCTTTACCTCCACATcctccaccatcaccaccactgCAACCGTGTCAGGCTCAAACACCACCAGCCCTGTGACCGATCTCTTCAGCG ATATTTTTGACTCAGGCTTGTCTCAAACGGACACATCTCCCAGCGCTGACTTGTTTTCAGCAG CGGATGTGTTCAGTTCTCCTGCACCCATTCTCTCCTCAGCACCCTCACCCAAAATTGACACAGGAGCCATCTTGAGCTTGTTTGGTG AGTCCACAGGAGGAGACgcctcagcagctgctgctcctgctgctccggGTTCTGAGCTGATGTCAG TATTTGATGGGCTAGGGGACGTAATGAAGCCCACTGTGACCCCTCAAGCGGGCGATGTTGATACCTCCATGGCTAACATGGCAAGTA ACCTCACAATGGGAACTGCAGCGGCCCCTCAG GCTGGGGCACCAGCTGCCGGGGCACCCATGATGCCCATGGCCAGGCCAGGCTTCCCTGCCACTGGAGCGACCCCAGGAGCACCG ATGTCTCCTGGAATGGCCCAGAGCCCCAGAAAGCCCCCGCCACCCAGGAACGCTCTGGATGACCTCAATATTAAGGACTTTATGTAG